The Daphnia carinata strain CSIRO-1 chromosome 1, CSIRO_AGI_Dcar_HiC_V3, whole genome shotgun sequence sequence gtggctggagaaaaacgcgtggctggagaaaaactcgtggctggagaaaaatatttaaaaatggataagataataaaagataaggatggtaagtataaacattattttattagttttcaattattaattattgtttattagataaaattatgaagctgcaggctcaattttttcaacagcacAGAATCTTAGATGACAACaaaactaaggatggtaatatgtaatgattgtatttgtgttcttttattcatttgtgttttttagctcaaactttgtgtctacaagctcagttactggaaaataacaaattagaACTGAACACTTTcaaaacagtgaaggaggtttttccaaactcatccctaactgaacgtgaggatgagttggcattaggcaaacacagtcaggtacataaacttttcaaataagaattccaaataagtatagaattttaacaaacaattatttattgtttagttattcagtctaccacctgacagtgtgttaaagttagattctgttagtgctgcactaaaagaattgttagtaataagtccatgcagcgaaggaagtgtacaattgtgggactgtatttgggctgaaaatgggtgtggtacggaaacccagaaataacacgagttcaacataaaacaggaattaggtacttttcggttttttgtctatcgaaaaagtatttttaatgctattattttgcattcacagaattttagtgggggatcaagtcaagtctggaagtgttacaggatggaagagtgagcctacagttgaaaaacactgaaagtgcattaccattaaggtatgaggtaaagtaatagagtatgcaaattgtctaatgagaagtaccatcttgtgtgaatgaatcctgtgtaacagcaatcctttatagttctgtcacagctagaagcctcaaataattctgcttctcttgctaaagaacaacttgtcctttatgttcacagtgttggtgaagctgggtacttaaatggccctaaagatgttttaattttgctgctgttgcagagatgaacatcatacatagactctttaggtatgaaaagaattttcttcaaataattttgaatttatgacgaagaatttctcttcctttttgccaaccaggtgtaatctaaaaaaaaatttttatccaataggaaaggattttcagcatactggtaacacaactatcaacaatgcaacattctaggggtgctattttatcattcaagagccttatacaatgattttcatctgcaatttgtatggcctttcccaagcttctgccagaagttgaatctataagtcatgtaagtcacatgagcaacaattgagatgcttaatggtgtttttcttttctcagcataggttaatagtaacattggatctgaaaagattcttggttggggcaagacactgaatgaattgtaatgattgaatggatgacatgacatttctatacttaatttggattcccgagacggtattttatatttaaaaaattgaagtgcatatctgggctcccttcctttccgtagccccgtttccccttgactcgtaataagcccgtagggggtcatgcccctactgtacggtatatataaaaacaacatataccgaggtttggagggctctggccggaaaggggacgtggatgtccgcttagtccgatgatgtgttcacggagggctccgtggctacccacaaatccgaactaaaggttaatcgctcctgtaaaaatgttccaaatcttcagctcttcttccggcttctcttagccaatcaccgggtaatctccccggtgggtcaacaaggcagtgtctccccctgcctgggttgacggcaacttttgaaagggctattgtgcctttttaaaagttgcaaaaataattgtactctgcagagaattgtcaataaatttttttttcataaaatattttttgcaaaatttgtctctttcattgtctgtgttcgctttgttcacacattaaatatatcgcctttttttttatttagcttgctcaattcacctatATTGTTTTATGCCAGCTTTgttggtaagcattgtttccattggtttatcgtttatctgtaagcattcaattattatccagggatcgaaccctggatgttcggcataccgcgccgatgctctaccaatgagccatgaatcatatgaagttaagttggcttttttctagtcacttgcagacttgcatttacactttgaataaaacttaaatgcaatactgcaatactattttctacatttagatgtagatctttatacatctactaaggGTTGAACCCAAGGTAACAGTTATCggagctgaatgctctaccacagagctatggaccttatgaaaaaaatagaaagatcaacatatagttgtgatagactgcataaacatcctagacgataacatatgatatgcgataataaaaaatttagatatatctcgtggctcaatgttaaagcatcggcgttgcacgctgaatgactggggatcgattcccataccagtaaaacaatatatataacaatacaaatacaaaattacttcagaaaatatccaggtattacacgttgttccttgtctaagtccaagaattcaaaaagtgtaataaataacaattgaatacctacagataaacgatacaacggtggcaaaaacaagaaagataaattgaataataaaaaaaagctgataaatgtaatgtgtgaacacagacaatgaaagaaacaaatttgcaacaaacattttgaaaaaaaaaatttattgacaattctctgcacattacaattatttttgcaactttaaaaaggcacaatagccctttcaaaagttgccgtcaacccaggcagggggagacactgccttgttgacccaccggggagattacccggtgattggctaagagaagccggaagaagagctgaagatttggaacatttttacaggagcgattaacctttagttcggatttgtgggtagccacatcgctctccgtgaacacatcatcggactaggcggcaccccacgtcccctttccggccagagccctccaaacctcggtatatgttgtttttatatataccgtacagtaggggcatgaccccctacgggcttattacgagtcaaggggaaacgaggcttcagaaaagaagggagcccagatatgtacttcaatttttttaatatcaaataccgtctggggaatccgaattaagtatagaaatgtcatgtcatccatcgaatcaatacaatttattcagtgtcttgccccaaccaagaatcttttcagatccaatgttactattaacctatgctgagaaaagaaaaacaacaccattaagcatctcaattgttgctcatgtgacttacatgacttatagattcaacttctggcagaagcttgggaaaggacatacaaattgcagattaacatcattgtataaggttcttgaatgataaactagcacctgtagaacgttgcattgttgatagttgtgttcccagtatatgaaaatcctttcctattggataaattttttttttgtacattacacctggttggcaaaaaggaagagaaattaTTCGTcgtaaattcaaaattatttgaagaaaattcctttcatacatAAAgtgtccatgtatgatgttcatctctgtaactgcagcaaaattaaaacatctttaggaccatttaagtacccagtttcaccaacactgtgaatgtaaaggacaagttgttctttagccagggaagcagaattatttgaggcttctagctgtgacagaactataaaggattgctgttgtacaggattcattaacacacgatggtacttctcattagacaatttgcatctctattaatttacctcacaccttaacggtaatgcactctcagtgttttttcatctgtaggctcactcttccatcctgtaacacttccagacttgacttgatcccctgctaaaattctgtgaatgcaaaataatagcattaaaaatactttttcgatagacaaaaaaccaaaaagtacctaatttatgttttatgttgaactcgtgctatttctgggtttccgtaccacacccattttcggccgaaatacggtcccacaattgttcaattccttcgctgcatggacctattactaacgattcttttagtgcagcactaacagaatttaaatttaacacactgtcaggtggtggactgaataactaaacaataaataattgtttgttaaaattctatacttattttgaattcttatttgaaaagtttaggtacctgactgtgttcgcctaatgtcaattcatcctcatgttcagttagggatgagtttggaaaaacctccttcactgtttggaaactgttccgttccaatttgttctttttccctagctgagcttgtagactcaaaatttgagctacaaaacacaaatgaataaaagcaaataaatagaatcattacgtattaggccttaccatccttagctttgctgttatctaatactttgggttgttccaataattgggcctgcagcttcataatttgatctaataaacaacaattaataattgaaaaccaatataataatgtttatacttaccatccttttgttgtattatcttacccatttttcaattgttcctccagccaggcgttattctctccagccacgcgttattctctccatccacgctactgaactaactgcgaatggcatccaatggactgaaattgcctacgccagtaataacaagtctgagcggtagatggctacgtgtcggaaaaaaagaaaaaagtgcgatttctttttttacagctatggccatctatcggccagattcctacttaattttctaaatacaactttacgaattctagccatataaatatataatttttttaattaataactttatttcattaaaatgaGTGTCAGTTGTTGCAGAAAagtttttaagcccgaccgagaaaactcgggcttatttagtcgggcttaaaaatattttatgcaaaaagtaaaactcatcggaattggttgaatatcgcaggatatactcaaaattgaatgctgattctggGAAAACTGttacttttttcattaagtttaTCCTTGTTTGTTGATCAGTTTAGTTTAATCAGGGTATATGGTTGTCGCGATTCAATAGTAACCATTCCAATCGGTAATTTCCCGAACGCAGCAAGTGCCCCTAGTTTTGATAGAATCCCTATCCGGAAATTGCAAGTTTCCTTAAAAATTGCATGACAttctacaaaaagaaacacgaataGAAGTAATAAATCTTTAGGACAAGTCgtcgtttattttttcctaGCCAAGCAACGTGTAGTTTTCACGTTGCAACCTGCAAATAGGTGCGACaactaaaaagaaacttttggTATTGTGGCCACTTTCTATATTTCACAGTTCAGCTTATGCTTAATAACCACAAAGGATCATACCTTTTAACATTTCCAATTCATGGTTTAGTTAGGTTTCCATTCAAAAACGTCGAATTTCATGTTACTTAACTACGTTACGATCGAAACGCTAAAATGACTATAATCTTCCGTTTTTCGCAATAGGCCCGCGAAGGTATTTGTTGCAAAAGTTTGGGCGTTACTTGGTGCAGCCAATTCCAATCATGCAGGGTTGAGCTATTCTTGTTCATGAATTGATGTATTGCGAGCGGCACGAAACGATGTAATCTGTCCCTATAAATGGTATTAGGCTACTGTTTGCGGGGACGATGGAGGCCAATATGTTGACATTGATAATACAATCATTCCCTCGCGCATGTTTTACTACACACAAGGCTAACGCGCGAGTGCGTTCAATTGAACCATCTTACCACGCACCCCCCAGTGCGCATTCAGGGATTTTGCAACGAGCAACGTTACTCCTGTACAAATCCTCGGGAGGTACTGTGCGATCGAAGTCTTGCGGGAACGTTCAGTCGGCAAACATCTGTCGATGCCGATGGAGTCAGCAGCAGATCGGGCTTCGTATTTATCTGATGCCGTTATTCGTGGCCACTATCGCCAAgtcaaattttatttagacGCTGGCTATGACCAGGATTATATCGATCATTATCGCGAAGGTAAAACacaatttaaacattttaaggttgttaaagaaaatgtaaacaaaaattatatgGGTATATAGGAAGCACCCCCCTGATACTGGCGGTTACCCAGTTAAAGGACGACGAATCAATAAGAAATCGCTTAATTGTTCTTTTACTACATGCCGGAGCTGATCCAAACATCGGTGATAGGTACGGCATGACACCACTAATGCACTCTATTTTACGACGACAAACGAGCTCTATCCGTCTTCTATTGGAATCGGTATAAGATGGCTCACATTCTTCTAAAGACTTAAAAGAATTCTAGATAATTAATTATATAACAGAAACGACTAGATCACGGCATGGAGGACTTAGATGGAAACAGTGCATTAATGCATGCCGCCTCACTTGGTTTAACGGAGATAGTGGCAATCATCCTCGACCGATTAAGCGCAGTCCACCGAATGATATGTCTTGGTTATACagattaaagtttttttttaaagaatttatcttgaatatttgaataataaaatttttttttaggacagAAAAACCGAAATGGGCTTACAGCTGGAAATCTGGCTGAAGGATATGAAAAGAAGGAATTAGCCGATTTACTGAGCTGGAAGAACCAATATTTCCTGCCTAGGAACTTTGAAGGTTTCGCTTATCCCCGTCAGCTtgatcaagaaaaaaatacttcaTCGACTAGTAGCAATGATGGGCTGCAGGCATTCAAAGGTGACAATCAAACTCCATACACCCCCGAAATACAAAGGCGCCATTGGCGGAAGTGTGCAAAGCTAAACGATGGTAACTGCTCAGATCAAACTGGTAGCAATCAACAGTAAAGCAATTTTCGTCCTTTATGAGTTTCGCATAACAAAAGTAAACGCTCCTGGACAATTGTGGATTCACAAACGAAAACATCGCCTTCGACAGCCATCTAAGTAAACTACAAAATATAACAATAAAGCTGATATTTCAACTGCATTGGTTTTGTTGTAGTTTCCCAAACAGTTTTGTTGAACAAGTAATAAACTATCTGGGATTACAAAGGCACGCGATTTGCTACAATGACCTAATCAATCAATTTAAAAGTCAAACAAATGTTAACGATTCAACAGCCTGAATACTTCTGTGTTTTGCGAGcccaagtttttttgtttcttgaataAATTCTCTATATCATTTTCTAAATGAAACGGTTTAAATGTATGTTTAACGTTTTTACAATAACGTTTTAAATCAATCTTTAGTAGGTAAATAATTTATGGAAACATGTGTTGCGTTAAACATACATCTAAATGATTGTTGAGTGCGTCGTTTGACTGAAATGCTAAGTTGCATTTCGGGCACTCAAAACTTGTCATTACCACGTCGTCCGACGGATCCCCTGATACTGACACGAAAGAATTTTCTACCGTACCTTCTAGTTGTCGTTTCAATAGACGGATTTCTTGTTCCAAAGTATCCTTCTCTCCAGCTAAAGTTTGACGTGCTTCACGTTCGGCCTCGAAATCAGATCGAAAGAGTTCCATctgcaattttaaaaaatccgcCTTTGTATTTACACCAATgagataagaaaagaaaaacaaacagaccaaaaaagaagaaataatcAAACCTGTGCTTTCAAGATAGGCATGGTTTCCAGACACTTCTCCATTCGGGATATTTCAGACTGTAATTCCGTGATGTCAACTTGTTTGCTAAGCACCATTTCCTCTGCGACGACCAGCCGAGTGTTTGCAGAAGTCACTTGCTCCTCCAATtcaagataatttttttttaactgtacGTTTGCTTTTGTCAACTCCTCTAACTCTGCAACGCTAGGGCCTTCCACAACCTGGCTTCGTTGTCCCCATTTCTTTGACAGTTCTTGAAAGTCAACCATCAACTGATCTAGCTGAGCTGTTGTTTGATTCAGTAAAATTCTAATAATTTGAAATATTTCGGAGATAAATAGGCAGTCATCCAGCTAATGAACAGCAATTTGCTTACTGTTTGTTCTTGTtgctttccatttcatttgccAGCTGCTCTCTTAGGAAATCTGTTTCGTTTTGCATTTGGCTCGTGAACGTACCTGTATTTCGTTTAGCGTTTTCGCGCTCGTGGAAAAGGGAATCATAGCTTGGTAATTCATCACCTTGctgttttgcttttaaagTTTGGTCGCTTGGTGGAGGAGAAGCAATAAGAACGTAGCTATCAAGGGATTCCAATCCTTCCTATTAAATATAAAAGGATAATGATGAAAGGTACAGAGTCGAAGCAAAATAAGGATGCAAATTTATTTACAGGAAACACAATTGAACAAATATATTTAAACTAAGAGAAAGAATTATTACACACCTGTGTATGGATTGGTCTTACAACTCCAGGAACATTTAAACTTGAACAAGTATTATTCCCAGTCAAATCAATTCTTTGCTTTAATATAGCATTTTCCTCTTTCAGCTGGAAATCGATCAATCAAACAGTGTTATAAATACTCCCGATATTTTAGCACTTTGATATAATACCTTAGTTATAAGTTCCTTAGCTTTTTCAACTTTACTGTGATATACGTTTTGTACTTTTACAACTTCGTCTTGCCATTCCACAAGTGTTGAAGAAAGTTGTTGCATATAAGTATTATTCTGTTGTAATGTATCtggaaatttttaattaactaCATTAACAACAAGTGACTCTCGGAATAAAATGGAATATTACGTACTTCGCAAATCGGAATTTTCCTTAATAAGCTGCTGTATCTTTTCTTCTACCTCCACAACACTGAGAAGAGTATTACTTTCTGGAGTTCTATTCTGTGAACAGTACATGCTTTTCGAAGTCATTTGTGTCTTCGTTTTTGTTACAACACTCTATTGCACACTACGTTTTCCTTATCTTAGAATTTTCGATCCATTTGGTTTTAATAACGCTCTGTAAAATCTAGATGAAAAAGCACTAGCAGACGAACTGCAAACGTTAAAACATTACACCTAACGTGCCAAACATGCCACCTATGGGATACAAAATTGTTTGCTGGGAACTGATTGGAAGCCGGGGcggaattccaaaaaaaaacaaggttgACATACttaattatatatatactatatacATACTAATCTGCTAGTAACTGCATGGTGTATTAGTAATGGTGAGacaactctccattttaaggCCTATCTCGAATGAAGCCTGTTTTCAGAGGAGGTGGGTGTGGCCTAATTGAGGAGACTTATAGCCAACGCCACCATCGGAACTACTTAGGAACTAGATCATTCGCCAACCACTGAATGGCAAAGAGGAGATGTACTAGTGTCGCGGTAGAGGAGTAATTACAAATACAGTGGTCTAATGGATAGAACATTCGATTGCAGTACGGGAGTCTCGAGTTCGAACCCAGtataaatctttcttttttctcctttcctaacgTAAACTGGCCCCGTgcggcgctaggttccactttccactgtttttccacacatttcaattctatATTAGTTACCAAACCGTGGAAAGTGGAAAGCTAAAaagttttgttgatttttattttgttacgGAGCGACAAGtacaaacaagattttttcccACTTCTTCCACATTCTATACGaagtaaacataaaaatacgatAATATAACTACATAAAGGTTAGAAGTTAATTTTGATATGTAACAGGTAATGGGATAATGGGACATGTCCCCttgtttggacttagaaaaattttaaagtaGGTGCAGCCTTTACTTTTTATTCAATATCGGCCACTAAGCGTCTCTCACTATAGGTAACCTGGACCACAAATAGGCTTCAGCCGAGATAGGCCGTTATAACGAAGAGTTGTCTCACCATTACTAATACACCATGGTAACTGTACGCCCTATTGGTGCAATTTGGTACGTATTGTGTCTAACACCAATAGGTGCGAGTATCGTATACGTAgctcgatgattagctgcctgcatccatgcaTCCTAGTGGGGAGACTTACCAACAACCTACGAGCtacgattacctcttctctacctcagttttgggtcgatcttcaacatgtagtgaacggtactacagatcgatgtgaaacgtctgtatacgTGTCGAGTCgagtgtgtattttttttttagcatcgtgccatttttagcccctttatagtaggcatggctcttcttctttcttgaaggttATTTTGTGAAGATGATGTCCGAAgcgatgaagatgaagaatcttgcgaatccgtTGTGATGAATCTTTAGTGGGGGTGGGCGGGAGGACGAGGGTGGTGGCGAGATAGTATGGTGGGAAGGGAGGGCTTGTAAATTGGAGGtggcgggatttgaacccgggacgTCAGAATACAAAGCGAGGGTATAGCCattgtgccaggaccgcacaacccaaccaaattttgcttttgGTGTAAGCCATTCAAATAGGCAGCAAAGGTACCTAGTAAATGTAATTGAAGTATGGCGCTGTGATATTGTTCGCGGCTGCCATGCCATTATGACGGGTTCAAAGCgttgtttatttaaatttttttttttttgcgtttagcaacgcactagtaactttgggccctTCCAGGGCCGGAGAATAGGTGGTGCTAGCGTATTTTAAAACGCTAATAAATCAAAACTAAATCGATACAAGAATCTTTAATATactgaaagaaaataagtATAAACTCtcaatgtatttaaaaaaagcagATGCAACACAACAACTGGAATGCAGGAATATGTCAATTAGTTATTTGCACAGAAATATCATCAACAGTTGACACCGTTAATGCTAAATGATTGTTCAGCCCTATCTTTAAAGTCCCATAACCAAACTAAAGTTCCCTAGTACGTACGTGGCAGGTCTGTGATGCATCAACATAGCTCAGATCACATTGTTGGTTAGTCATTTAGTGCCTCATTACAATGGAGATTGTTGCAATAAGACGAATGGCAGTATAAGACCAACAGCACCAATGCAGTAACACGGCCCGGCCCCAAACACGAAGAATACTAGAAATTAAATGATCATACATCAACCGAGTTTATCCAACGAAGTCAATATTATAAAATTTTACCAAACGAAGATACTAATGGACCGAAGGCTCGAGCAAGTGCTCCCAATGATCTTAGGGTGCCGATCACTGCACCCTTCTGATCGGCTCGCCCATACGCAGCTGTCATTGCAGTTAAGCACGGAATGACAATGGCTGATCCTGAAAATCAGCATATTTTCAATGCAAAAATGTACATCATTAACTGTGAAGAGAAATGGCGGTCAACTTACCCAGAGAATACAAACCAAGTCCGAAATACAACGCTGTTGCACTGTTTGAGAGACCCACAATAACAAAGCTAGGAATTATAACCCCTAGACCCTAGTAGAATTGTCGAACATTAATAACAAGTAAGAATGATATAAACGGCATAAGAACTTACGACTAACGCgagcattttttctttgccagGTTTGACACGTCGTACTAAACCACCTTGGAAGAACGCCATCAGCAAGCCGATGAAGAGCAACATTTTCCCTTGCTGAGCAGCGTTATAGTCGAACCGCAAATGTGTCAAAAATGTCAACGTGTACTCCAGTCCCGAAAAcaggaacaaaaacaaaaaataaactctTCCAAGTACTTTCAATTTTTCGAGATCTAGACAAAAATgggcaagagaaaaaagatttgTAAGCTCTAATTAGCTTGCGAGGACAGCGGATGATATGGCCGTCGCTTAGTTGggtaacaaaataaaaccttTTTTGGCGATGCCATCGGCTAgctgaaatttaaaaagagaaacgggATTGACGAGATTCCAAGTTTGAGATAACTGTAGGgattttgcccttttttcctATAAAGAATCAGGGCTTACGTTAACGAAACATGCAGAAAGACGGTGACCATGGCTTTACCTTGGGTAACGATTCGGTAAAGAATACTGATAGAAATCCGAAGTTTAGAACAGCTAAAGTTAACGAAAAAATGGCTGGCCAAAACCACCAGTTTCCTGTGCTGCTATCGACACCCCAAACAGAAAATGCTGCACCCGTTACCGGTCCTATTATGAAACCGATTGCGAAGGCAACACCAACCAAGGCCTACGGTATTGGCAAATGTAAACATGAACAATAAATATTAATAAATATGTGGTCCAAAATTTAttgcaacaaaataaaatgttaccATGGCTTTAGCCCTTGTTAAGCTGTCTGTAATATCTGCCATTACAGCTGTGGCCAAGCTCACATTTGCTTTACTGATACCACCAACAGCTCGGGCTAGTACAAAGAGAGCAAAGTTGTCAGATACAACCCAAAGAGCATAAGAGGCTGCAATTCCAACCTTTGAAAAATACAATTGTTAAAGACAACTATTGAGAGactaaaaaattatcaatgcAATACCATGCTAACAAGCAATGCAGGTTTTCTACCATAGGTATCAGACAGACATCCAGCCAATGGAGAAGCCAgaaattgcaaaaaagaaaataaggaacCCAGGACACCTACATGATACATAAATACTTGTTTTCAAAGTACACTGCAGCTGACATTGGATATTTTAAGCATTTGGTTAATAACAGGGTAGGTAAAATGAACTAAAAAATTTCACAAACCTCCTGTCATCActgaattgaatttttcagGAATGTGTAACGTTTCCTGT is a genomic window containing:
- the LOC130691161 gene encoding ankyrin repeat domain-containing protein 34B-like, encoding MPMESAADRASYLSDAVIRGHYRQVKFYLDAGYDQDYIDHYREGSTPLILAVTQLKDDESIRNRLIVLLLHAGADPNIGDRYGMTPLMHSILRRQTSSIRLLLESKRLDHGMEDLDGNSALMHAASLGLTEIVAIILDRLSAVHRMICLGQKNRNGLTAGNLAEGYEKKELADLLSWKNQYFLPRNFEGFAYPRQLDQEKNTSSTSSNDGLQAFKGDNQTPYTPEIQRRHWRKCAKLNDGNCSDQTGSNQQ
- the LOC130691144 gene encoding NF-kappa-B essential modulator-like, which produces MTSKSMYCSQNRTPESNTLLSVVEVEEKIQQLIKENSDLRNTLQQNNTYMQQLSSTLVEWQDEVVKVQNVYHSKVEKAKELITKLKEENAILKQRIDLTGNNTCSSLNVPGVVRPIHTQEGLESLDSYVLIASPPPSDQTLKAKQQGDELPSYDSLFHERENAKRNTGTFTSQMQNETDFLREQLANEMESNKNKQILLNQTTAQLDQLMVDFQELSKKWGQRSQVVEGPSVAELEELTKANVQLKKNYLELEEQVTSANTRLVVAEEMVLSKQVDITELQSEISRMEKCLETMPILKAQMELFRSDFEAEREARQTLAGEKDTLEQEIRLLKRQLEGTVENSFVSVSGDPSDDVVMTSFECPKCNLAFQSNDALNNHLDVCLTQHMFP
- the LOC130691137 gene encoding major facilitator superfamily domain-containing protein 10-like, with protein sequence MASKKEAVRSRLNPVAWVMFTSLVIDLIGFTIILPLMPKLLDHYSLSGGASISFLESTVKTLQETLHIPEKFNSVMTGGVLGSLFSFLQFLASPLAGCLSDTYGRKPALLVSMVGIAASYALWVVSDNFALFVLARAVGGISKANVSLATAVMADITDSLTRAKAMALVGVAFAIGFIIGPVTGAAFSVWGVDSSTGNWWFWPAIFSLTLAVLNFGFLSVFFTESLPKEKRAKSLQLSQTWNLVNPVSLFKFQLADGIAKKDLEKLKVLGRVYFLFLFLFSGLEYTLTFLTHLRFDYNAAQQGKMLLFIGLLMAFFQGGLVRRVKPGKEKMLALVGLGVIIPSFVIVGLSNSATALYFGLGLYSLGSAIVIPCLTAMTAAYGRADQKGAVIGTLRSLGALARAFGPLVSSFVFFVFGAGPCYCIGAVGLILPFVLLQQSPL